The proteins below come from a single Eucalyptus grandis isolate ANBG69807.140 chromosome 3, ASM1654582v1, whole genome shotgun sequence genomic window:
- the LOC104440457 gene encoding cytochrome P450 CYP749A22 isoform X1 — MIVLWTSLFLLLFSALAIALHKLWWTPYRIQRTMASQGIRGPPYKLFYGNTREILQFKNEASSRPLNLSHDVFPRVQPHISTWTGTYGANYMSWYGLLPWLIVTEPELIKEVLNNKDKAFPKPEMDGFVKKLLGDGLVTTEGEKWAKQRKLANYAFHGDSLKGMLPAMVDSVHMMLDRWKNLHGDEIEVYQEFTILTSEIISRTAFGSSYVEGRNIFEMLRKLTLIASRNAFKIRLPGISKLWKTNDELESEKLENGIRDAMLEIIRKREEKVKAGELDDLGNDFLGLLVKASHSDDESRRITITDLVDECKTFYIAGHETSNTMLTWTVFLLAIHPDWQDEARKEVLNVFGNQDPDPDGIAKLKTMGMIINESLRLYPPVVGLIRKVATKTRLGKLVLPANMRLYIPNLKLHHNPQIWGDDAQLFKPERFSEGVAKATNNNLAAFFPFGLGPRTCVGFNFATAEAKIALSMILQRYTFSLSPAYVHSPTQLLTTSPQHGLQVIFHAL, encoded by the exons ATGATCGTGCTCTGGACCTCTCTGTTTCTACTTCTCTTCTCAGCTCTCGCCATCGCTCTCCACAAGCTATGGTGGACCCCGTATCGCATCCAGAGGACGATGGCCTCACAAGGAATCAGAGGCCCTCCTTACAAGCTCTTCTATGGAAACACCCGGGAGATCCTCCAGTTCAAGAACGAAGCTTCGAGCAGACCCTTGAACCTTTCTCACGACGTCTTCCCTCGCGTCCAGCCTCACATCTCCACTTGGACTGGAACATACG GGGCAAATTATATGAGCTGGTATGGTCTTCTGCCTTGGCTGATTGTGACAGAGCCTGAGTTGATCAAAGAGGTGTTGAACAATAAAGACAAGGCCTTTCCGAAACCTGAAATGGACGGGTTTGTCAAGAAGCTTTTGGGCGACGGGCTCGTGACGACGGAAGGCGAGAAATGGGCAAAGCAGCGTAAGTTGGCGAATTATGCTTTCCATGGGGATAGCTTGAAG GGTATGCTTCCAGCAATGGTAGATAGCGTCCACATGATGCTGGACAGATGGAAAAATCTACACGGCGATGAGATCGAGGTGTACCAAGAATTTACAATATTGACTTCAGAAATAATTTCCAGAACTGCATTCGGGAGCAGCTATGTGGAAGGAAGAAATATCTTCGAGATGTTAAGGAAGTTGACCTTGATTGCGTCCAGAAACGCTTTCAAAATAAGGCTTCCAGGAATCAG TAAATTGTGGAAGACGAACGATGAACTTGAGTCCGAAAAGCTTGAGAATGGAATACGTGATGCcatgttagagataattaggaaaagagaagagaaggtgAAAGCCGGAGAATTGGATGATTTGGGGAATGATTTTCTGGGACTGCTTGTGAAGGCTTCTCACAGTGATGATGAGAGTCGAAGAATTACAATTACTGATCTTGTTGACGAGTGCAAGACCTTCTACATTGCTGGGCACGAAACCTCAAATACCATGCTTACATGGACTGTCTTCCTCCTGGCGATTCACCCAGACTGGcaagatgaagcaagaaagGAAGTGCTCAACGTGTTCGGCAATCAGGATCCAGATCCTGATGGTATTGCGAAACTGAAAACT ATGGGAATGATCATAAACGAGTCTCTGCGATTATATCCTCCAGTTGTTGGTCTCATTAGGAAAGTTGCTACAAAAACTAGGCTTGGAAAGCTTGTTCTTCCTGCCAACATGCGCCTATACATCCCGAATTTGAAGCTTCACCACAACCCTCAAATCTGGGGTGACGATGCACAGCTTTTCAAGCCGGAGAGATTCTCTGAAGGGGTTGCTAAAGCCACCAACAACAATTTGGCGGCATTCTTCCCTTTTGGCTTGGGACCTCGAACTTGTGTGGGTTTCAATTTCGCAACTGCGGAAGCGAAGATTGCTCTTTCGATGATTCTGCAGCGCtatactttctctctctcccctgcaTACGTCCACTCACCTACTCAACTTCTCACGACCAGCCCACAACACGGACTTCAGGTGATATTTCATGCACTGTAG
- the LOC104440457 gene encoding cytochrome P450 CYP749A22 isoform X2 produces MIVLWTSLFLLLFSALAIALHKLWWTPYRIQRTMASQGIRGPPYKLFYGNTREILQFKNEASSRPLNLSHDVFPRVQPHISTWTGTYEPELIKEVLNNKDKAFPKPEMDGFVKKLLGDGLVTTEGEKWAKQRKLANYAFHGDSLKGMLPAMVDSVHMMLDRWKNLHGDEIEVYQEFTILTSEIISRTAFGSSYVEGRNIFEMLRKLTLIASRNAFKIRLPGISKLWKTNDELESEKLENGIRDAMLEIIRKREEKVKAGELDDLGNDFLGLLVKASHSDDESRRITITDLVDECKTFYIAGHETSNTMLTWTVFLLAIHPDWQDEARKEVLNVFGNQDPDPDGIAKLKTMGMIINESLRLYPPVVGLIRKVATKTRLGKLVLPANMRLYIPNLKLHHNPQIWGDDAQLFKPERFSEGVAKATNNNLAAFFPFGLGPRTCVGFNFATAEAKIALSMILQRYTFSLSPAYVHSPTQLLTTSPQHGLQVIFHAL; encoded by the exons ATGATCGTGCTCTGGACCTCTCTGTTTCTACTTCTCTTCTCAGCTCTCGCCATCGCTCTCCACAAGCTATGGTGGACCCCGTATCGCATCCAGAGGACGATGGCCTCACAAGGAATCAGAGGCCCTCCTTACAAGCTCTTCTATGGAAACACCCGGGAGATCCTCCAGTTCAAGAACGAAGCTTCGAGCAGACCCTTGAACCTTTCTCACGACGTCTTCCCTCGCGTCCAGCCTCACATCTCCACTTGGACTGGAACATACG AGCCTGAGTTGATCAAAGAGGTGTTGAACAATAAAGACAAGGCCTTTCCGAAACCTGAAATGGACGGGTTTGTCAAGAAGCTTTTGGGCGACGGGCTCGTGACGACGGAAGGCGAGAAATGGGCAAAGCAGCGTAAGTTGGCGAATTATGCTTTCCATGGGGATAGCTTGAAG GGTATGCTTCCAGCAATGGTAGATAGCGTCCACATGATGCTGGACAGATGGAAAAATCTACACGGCGATGAGATCGAGGTGTACCAAGAATTTACAATATTGACTTCAGAAATAATTTCCAGAACTGCATTCGGGAGCAGCTATGTGGAAGGAAGAAATATCTTCGAGATGTTAAGGAAGTTGACCTTGATTGCGTCCAGAAACGCTTTCAAAATAAGGCTTCCAGGAATCAG TAAATTGTGGAAGACGAACGATGAACTTGAGTCCGAAAAGCTTGAGAATGGAATACGTGATGCcatgttagagataattaggaaaagagaagagaaggtgAAAGCCGGAGAATTGGATGATTTGGGGAATGATTTTCTGGGACTGCTTGTGAAGGCTTCTCACAGTGATGATGAGAGTCGAAGAATTACAATTACTGATCTTGTTGACGAGTGCAAGACCTTCTACATTGCTGGGCACGAAACCTCAAATACCATGCTTACATGGACTGTCTTCCTCCTGGCGATTCACCCAGACTGGcaagatgaagcaagaaagGAAGTGCTCAACGTGTTCGGCAATCAGGATCCAGATCCTGATGGTATTGCGAAACTGAAAACT ATGGGAATGATCATAAACGAGTCTCTGCGATTATATCCTCCAGTTGTTGGTCTCATTAGGAAAGTTGCTACAAAAACTAGGCTTGGAAAGCTTGTTCTTCCTGCCAACATGCGCCTATACATCCCGAATTTGAAGCTTCACCACAACCCTCAAATCTGGGGTGACGATGCACAGCTTTTCAAGCCGGAGAGATTCTCTGAAGGGGTTGCTAAAGCCACCAACAACAATTTGGCGGCATTCTTCCCTTTTGGCTTGGGACCTCGAACTTGTGTGGGTTTCAATTTCGCAACTGCGGAAGCGAAGATTGCTCTTTCGATGATTCTGCAGCGCtatactttctctctctcccctgcaTACGTCCACTCACCTACTCAACTTCTCACGACCAGCCCACAACACGGACTTCAGGTGATATTTCATGCACTGTAG
- the LOC104438445 gene encoding cytochrome P450 CYP749A22 isoform X2 translates to MQSVIFLSSLFLFLLWSLAKLLHKLWWNPLRIQRMMAQQGIFGPPYRFLHGSTKETIKMKMEIRNTPMNNLSHNIFPKIHPQVNTWIDTYGRNYLNWHGPQAQLVITEPDLIKEVLLNREKTYPKTGTKDFAKKLLGDGLVSTNDGKKWANQRKLANHAFHGESLKNMAPAMVESVHTMLGKWKNQEGKEIEVFGEFKLLTSEVISRTAFGSSYVEGRNIFQMLTGLVTLTSKNAFNIRFPGIRLWKTADEIEAEKLEKGIRNSILQMIKRREKKVMAGEEDGFGDDFLGQLVKALHDTDKSKKFTVDNLVDECKTFYIAGQETVNSMMTWMLFLLAINPEWQEEARREVLNVFGNKDPDSDGLGKLKKISMIMNETLRLYPPVVGLTRKVGKKLRLGRLVLPANSQIFIPTLKLHHDPEIWGEDVHEFKPERFSEGIAKATNNNAVVFIPFGFGPRSCVGMSFVAAEAKILLSMILQRYTFKLSPTYIHCPGQLATTRPQHGLQIRFHPLQQ, encoded by the exons ATGCAATCGGTCATCTTCCTGAGCtctctgtttctgtttcttctctggTCTCTTGCCAAGCTCTTGCACAAGCTATGGTGGAACCCGCTCAGGATACAGAGGATGATGGCCCAACAGGGGATCTTTGGCCCTCCTTACAGGTTCCTCCATGGAAGCACCAAGGAAACAatcaagatgaagatggaaatCAGGAACACGCCCATGAACAATCTCTCTCACAACATATTCCCTAAGATTCACCCTCAAGTCAACACATGGATAGACACATACG GGAGGAATTACCTGAATTGGCACGGACCTCAAGCTCAACTGGTCATCACAGAGCCAGATCTTATTAAGGAGGTGCTGCTTAACAGAGAGAAAACATACCCAAAAACAGGAACTAAGGACTTTGCCAAGAAGCTTCTAGGAGATGGACTCGTGAGTACAAACGATGGCAAGAAATGGGCGAACCAGCGTAAACTCGCCAATCACGCTTTCCATGGGGAAAGTTTGAAG AATATGGCCCCGGCAATGGTGGAGAGTGTTCACACTATGCTAGGAAAATGGAAGAATCAAGAAGGGAAAGAGATCGAGGTGTTCGGAGAGTTTAAGTTATTGACATCCGAAGTGATTTCAAGAACTGCGTTCGGGAGCAGCTATGTTGAGGGGAGGAACATTTTTCAGATGTTGACAGGATTGGTTACGTTAACATCCAAAAATGCTTTCAATATAAGGTTCCCGGGAATAAG GCTTTGGAAGACAGCGGATGAAATCGAAGCGGAGAAACTTGAGAAAGGCATACGCAATTCCATCTTACAGATGatcaagagaagagagaagaaggtgaTGGCCGGTGAAGAAGATGGCTTTGGGGATGATTTCCTAGGACAACTTGTGAAGGCTTTGCACGATACGGACAAGAGCAAAAAATTCACAGTAGATAATTTGGTGGATGAGTGTAAGACATTCTACATAGCCGGACAAGAAACTGTCAACTCAATGATGACATGGATGTTATTCCTCCTAGCGATTAATCCAGAATGGCAAGAGGAAGCAAGAAGGGAGGTTCTCAATGTATTTGGGAATAAAGACCCTGATTCCGATGGACTAGGAAAGCTTAAGAAG ATTAGCATGATCATGAACGAAACTCTGCGTTTGTACCCCCCTGTAGTCGGCTTGACTCGAAAAGTTGGCAAGAAACTGAGGTTAGGGAGGCTTGTTCTTCCTGCTAATAGTCAGATCTTTATACCGACCCTTAAGCTTCACCATGACCCTGAAATCTGGGGGGAAGATGTGCATGAATTCAAGCCGGAGCGATTCTCAGAAGGCATAGCTAAGGCTACCAACAACAATGCGGTCGTGTTCATCCCCTTCGGCTTCGGACCTCGATCTTGCGTTGGGATGAGCTTCGTGGCGGCAGAAGCGAAAATCCTCCTTTCGATGATCCTCCAGCGCTACACCTTCAAGCTGTCCCCGACGTATATCCACTGCCCAGGTCAGCTCGCGACAACCCGCCCTCAACATGGACTTCAAATCAGGTTTCATCCTCTACAGCAGTAG
- the LOC104438445 gene encoding cytochrome P450 CYP749A22 isoform X1: MQSVIFLSSLFLFLLWSLAKLLHKLWWNPLRIQRMMAQQGIFGPPYRFLHGSTKETIKMKMEIRNTPMNNLSHNIFPKIHPQVNTWIDTYGRNYLNWHGPQAQLVITEPDLIKEVLLNREKTYPKTGTKDFAKKLLGDGLVSTNDGKKWANQRKLANHAFHGESLKNMAPAMVESVHTMLGKWKNQEGKEIEVFGEFKLLTSEVISRTAFGSSYVEGRNIFQMLTGLVTLTSKNAFNIRFPGIRKLWKTADEIEAEKLEKGIRNSILQMIKRREKKVMAGEEDGFGDDFLGQLVKALHDTDKSKKFTVDNLVDECKTFYIAGQETVNSMMTWMLFLLAINPEWQEEARREVLNVFGNKDPDSDGLGKLKKISMIMNETLRLYPPVVGLTRKVGKKLRLGRLVLPANSQIFIPTLKLHHDPEIWGEDVHEFKPERFSEGIAKATNNNAVVFIPFGFGPRSCVGMSFVAAEAKILLSMILQRYTFKLSPTYIHCPGQLATTRPQHGLQIRFHPLQQ, encoded by the exons ATGCAATCGGTCATCTTCCTGAGCtctctgtttctgtttcttctctggTCTCTTGCCAAGCTCTTGCACAAGCTATGGTGGAACCCGCTCAGGATACAGAGGATGATGGCCCAACAGGGGATCTTTGGCCCTCCTTACAGGTTCCTCCATGGAAGCACCAAGGAAACAatcaagatgaagatggaaatCAGGAACACGCCCATGAACAATCTCTCTCACAACATATTCCCTAAGATTCACCCTCAAGTCAACACATGGATAGACACATACG GGAGGAATTACCTGAATTGGCACGGACCTCAAGCTCAACTGGTCATCACAGAGCCAGATCTTATTAAGGAGGTGCTGCTTAACAGAGAGAAAACATACCCAAAAACAGGAACTAAGGACTTTGCCAAGAAGCTTCTAGGAGATGGACTCGTGAGTACAAACGATGGCAAGAAATGGGCGAACCAGCGTAAACTCGCCAATCACGCTTTCCATGGGGAAAGTTTGAAG AATATGGCCCCGGCAATGGTGGAGAGTGTTCACACTATGCTAGGAAAATGGAAGAATCAAGAAGGGAAAGAGATCGAGGTGTTCGGAGAGTTTAAGTTATTGACATCCGAAGTGATTTCAAGAACTGCGTTCGGGAGCAGCTATGTTGAGGGGAGGAACATTTTTCAGATGTTGACAGGATTGGTTACGTTAACATCCAAAAATGCTTTCAATATAAGGTTCCCGGGAATAAG AAAGCTTTGGAAGACAGCGGATGAAATCGAAGCGGAGAAACTTGAGAAAGGCATACGCAATTCCATCTTACAGATGatcaagagaagagagaagaaggtgaTGGCCGGTGAAGAAGATGGCTTTGGGGATGATTTCCTAGGACAACTTGTGAAGGCTTTGCACGATACGGACAAGAGCAAAAAATTCACAGTAGATAATTTGGTGGATGAGTGTAAGACATTCTACATAGCCGGACAAGAAACTGTCAACTCAATGATGACATGGATGTTATTCCTCCTAGCGATTAATCCAGAATGGCAAGAGGAAGCAAGAAGGGAGGTTCTCAATGTATTTGGGAATAAAGACCCTGATTCCGATGGACTAGGAAAGCTTAAGAAG ATTAGCATGATCATGAACGAAACTCTGCGTTTGTACCCCCCTGTAGTCGGCTTGACTCGAAAAGTTGGCAAGAAACTGAGGTTAGGGAGGCTTGTTCTTCCTGCTAATAGTCAGATCTTTATACCGACCCTTAAGCTTCACCATGACCCTGAAATCTGGGGGGAAGATGTGCATGAATTCAAGCCGGAGCGATTCTCAGAAGGCATAGCTAAGGCTACCAACAACAATGCGGTCGTGTTCATCCCCTTCGGCTTCGGACCTCGATCTTGCGTTGGGATGAGCTTCGTGGCGGCAGAAGCGAAAATCCTCCTTTCGATGATCCTCCAGCGCTACACCTTCAAGCTGTCCCCGACGTATATCCACTGCCCAGGTCAGCTCGCGACAACCCGCCCTCAACATGGACTTCAAATCAGGTTTCATCCTCTACAGCAGTAG